ttctgtcccaaGTGACATCTTGGGTTAGTGACCTTATTCCCACTGTATCACAGTTTTCTTTGGTGTCAGCTAAAGTGAGATGTCTACCTGTCTTTCctaaaatgaacataaaacacCATACAAGCAGACTTGAGTCTCAAGGAAGATGAACTCGTGTGGCTTTGTAGTTCATCACTATAACTCTCACCTCTGCCATCGTGGAGACATAAGGATGCATACTCACTAGGGCGGGTGTGAGTTTTAAAAAAGACCTTGCTTCTTATTactgtgtgtgatggtgtgtggtTACTTAAATTAGTTATTGCCTAGTTAGGCATTCATTTGATGGTCACAAACAAGCCTAGCTTAATGATAACAGCAGTATGCAGTCTTTGCCATGCAAACAGAATGATGCAAAGATGAAAAATGATGCTGTATCTCCCCAGGTAGGGCATCCAATACTATTTATCTGAATGTCTGGCTATCATCTAGTACATACATGAAAAGTAATTGTTGTTGGGGAAGGGGAGaaacacattcattttctttttttaaaaagtgtacaACAAAACTTTATAAAACTAATTAAAGGGTGGGTATTGATTTTGGTGAACAGTGGCTCACTTTGGTTAAGGTATAAGCCATGTGGTAACTGGCAGCTGGCAAGTCTAAGTCAGCTTTTCCTTCTCCAGCTGTTTTCCACGGAGTCCAGCTGGGTGTTGTTGCCCTGTAGAGTGTCCATTTAGACAGGTGGTATGTGACAGCCCCCAGTCCCATTATTCAGAATTTCCTCACCAAACATACTTTGAAAACGTCTACTttaggtttttctttattttaatagaTTAAAGAACAAAAAATTCTTGTGGATGAACTTTCTAACCTGAAGAAGAATCGGGTAAGTTACTGTTGGAATCCGGAATAGTATACAGTATATTAAAATCAGGAATTAGATCATTTATGCTAAAATTACAAAATTCTAACATACTAATTTAAAACTAAAGTATCCtagtttgtttttcatgtttttctgcaTGTATCAGTAAATCTCAAAGTTGACAGGATTCTTTCCCTAttacatttttaacaaaaaaagaaacaattacttCCTTTTCCACAGCAAACTTTAATGCTCCAAGAACTTAACctatttaattccttttttatgACATGTTCATAAATAAACTGCTGTCTCATGTGTAGTTTTACtgttaaaaaaatatatcttaaatgaagaaatgattttgttctctttcaagcattttaaaatgactgACATTTTCAACATTTCTGATATTGTCATTTATGAAATATTAGAACTAAGGCAAATTAATACAAAACTTCTGGAGACCAGATTGGCAGAATGTATAAACGCTGTATGAGACTTGACCTGGAGCTTCTTTTAGAGTAACTGATGAATAAACAAACAGTCGTGAAAACACATGGGCATTTAACTGCAGTGGCAATCTGTAATAATCATGAATTGGCATTCTATCAAATGTCTGAAGTTTGACAGCAGCAAAGAACTATAGTATTGTGCCCGTGTGGTAATATAAAGAACCTTCATTGATCAGAAAAGGTCTCCATGTTGTTTTATAAGAGTAAATTATAACCCTGTGGCTGTGGTAGCCTTTGTCACTGACAGTAACATGACATAATGGCACATACTATGCAAACAGCCCTTTCTAGGTGGCAAGTATCGAGTGGCTTTGTATCTGTTTATATTTGATAAATTGCTGTTTTGAATATTACTGAAGCTCAAAAATAAGTGATAATAGGATTGTTGAGCATCACTATGCAAATCATGTCCTGATGTTGTAAATTCTTTTGCAGAAAGTATATAAGCAGCAACAGAACAGCAGCGTATTTTTCCTTGCAGATGGAACAGAAATGTTTTCCAAAAGCAAAAGTGAgtggttttcttttcagtgttaTGTATGGAATGGTATAGAAAACCTTCTGTAGGCTTTTTGTGGTGACTCATAATGGTGCCTCAATTAAATCGTATctaaatgagtgtgtgtgtgtgcatgcctgtgtgtgtgtttgtgcacttgAGATTAAGCGTTTGTATTACAGTTACTTCTTTCCAGTTAGCCTTCCAAAGATCTCAGCTAGCAGTGGGGCTGGgtttttaactggcttgatcttgggtgaacagcagcagctgctgggaGTTCATATTTATAACAACCCCATCACGTCTGAAGACACTGTCTTGTAGCAATCCTACCCAATCTCTTGTTCTTAGGctttttctcccccaccccccttttttttttttatgatcccCAAGTCTTAGGAGTAAgaggtgtgatatagatgtccagTTTTGGACTGAGCACTCCAGAGTCACTTAATCTCTGCACTTGCAAcagttgtggttctctgtatTAACTGTCATCCTCTGCCAGAAGACACTTCCCTGATGAAGAGTGAGAGCTGAACTAATAAGGAGCTGTTGGCAGTTGATGACTGccaggggagggagagtcagtttccttAGGTGACTCCTGGTAGATTGCCCATGCGTGCCCCAGTAAAAGGAGATACAGAGGGTGGAGTAGtaggtggatatgatcaaaatgtatcacaaacatatgaaataaaaaaatataagttCAAGATGTATTTACTATAGATACTAATTAAGGTAGGCAAGTATTTTTATGAGCTTGACCAAAGTATGTAAAAtcattatatgatttttttttcatggggaGGGGGGTTTGCTTTGAGCCTGTAAAGTCTTTAGGGATTTAAAAGTTGTATATGTAAAGTGGTTAGCCAAGTGCTTGGACCAAAATAAGCACTCAGTGCTTATAAAAGAAACTATTACCAAATATCAGCATTGTTTGTCACTGAAGCATTCTGAATTACTACTGGCAATTGTACAGTGCATTTACTCATAGAATCTTGAGAAGTGGCCTGTTTTGTCCATGAATTAATAGGGAAACATCTTTTCCTTTTActtaaatatgtgtttctcacTCCCTCCTACAGAGACATTAGATGAACTAAGAAAACAATACCAAGcattagaagaaaacacagagacaacCGAAGTCAAGACGCAGTCACCCTGATTTCACAGAACCATGTGTGGCATTTGCTGCTCTGTAGGCTTCTCTGATGAACACTTCAGTAAAGAATTGAAAGAGGATTTGCTGTGCAATCTTAGACGACGGGGCCCCAATAACAGCAAGCAGTTGTTAAAATCTGGTGTTAACTATCAGTGTTTGTTTTCCGGTCATGTTCTTCATTTGAGAGGTGTTTTGACTGCCCAGCCTGTGGAAGATGAAAGTGGCAATGTGTTCTTATGGAATGGAGAAGTTTTTGATGGAGTGCAGGTTGAAGCAGAAGACAGTGACACTCAAGTTATGTTCAGTAGCCTTTCTGCCTGTAAGAATGAATCTGATATTTTGTCGCTCTTCTCTAGAGTCCAAGGTCCATGGTCTTTTATATATTATCAAGCCTCTAGCCATTACTTATGGTTTGGTAGGGACTTTTTTGGCCGGCGTAGCTTGCTTTGGCGTTTTAATAATCTGGGCAAtagtttcttcctctcttcagttGGTGACCAGATATCTGGGCTTGCAGACAAGTGGCAAGAAGTTCCAGCATCTGGAATTTTCCAAATTGATCTCAATTCCTCTGCTGTTTCCAGACATGTGTCTATAAAATTATATCCTTGGAAATACGTTTCTAAGgagaattttattgaaaaatgttCTAATGACCTGCCTCACACTGCAGCAGAATTGCCAGCGTTTGTATCAGTGGTAGCAAATGAAGACAAGCTGTACCTTTCAAAACCTGTCGTTCCCTTAAATAAGATGCTGCCTCAAGCTCCATTGGAAACTCACTGTAGAAACAGTTCCGGCGTTCCCCATTCAAGAGAGACCCTTGCGATGTTTCTTACAgatgaacacacaaaaaaagtagtTCATCAGTTTATTGACGTCCTGAGTGTTGCAGTCAAGAGACGTGTCTTATGTTTAGTTAGAAAGGAAAACCCAGTATCAAAGGAAGTTTTGAAAACTTGGAATAAAACAGCAAACATTGCAATCCTCTTTTCTGGAGGTGTTGATTCCATGGTGATCGCAGCTCTTGCTGATCGTCATATTCCTTTAGATGAGCCCATTGATCTTCTGAATGTGGCTTTTGTGACTAAACGGAAGACTGGGCCGAGTGTTACTAAGGTAGAAAGAAAACGGCAAACCCATCATGAGATCCCTTCCGAAGAGTCCTCTTGGGGTGCTACTGTGGCCCAGGGTCTTGATGATGTGGAGGTGCCAGACCGAGTCACAGGAAAAGCAGGACTAAAGGAACTACAGTCAATCAACCCTTCTCGAACTTGGAATTTTGTTGAAATTAATGTTTCTCTTGAAGAACTACAAAAACTAAGAAGAGCTCGAATATGCCACTTAGTTCAGCCCTTGGACACAGTTCTGGATGATAGCATTGGCTGTGCTGTCTGGTTTGCGTCTAGAGGAGTCGGTTGGTTAGTGACCCAGGATGCTGTGAGATCTTACAAGAGCAGTGCAAAGGTATGCACCGGGGTTTTTGTTCAGAGGAATTTCTGAGACCTAATTTTGACTGTTGAACCTTTTATCATTTAAGGTTGTGATAATGTACTATATAATACAGTGTATATTACTTCTTTAAAATTgaacatgttttttttattattttctgacttgtggattttttttttctaaaatgttaagACTATAactttttaggatttattttataagaaaaatagaACTCTTTGTTgtgtcttggctttctttaatcATCTGCAGGTGATTCTCACTGGGATCGGTGCCGATGAGCAGCTGGCTGGTTACTCCCGTCATCGTGTTCGCTTCCAGTCTCTTGGTCTGGAAGGTCTGAATGAGGAAATTGCAATGGAACTGGGTCGCATCTCTTCCAGGAACCTCAGTCGTGATGACAGAGTTATTGGTGATCATGGAAAGGAAGCCAGGTAACACCTTACTTGAATGCTTTTTAGTAGAAACACAAAAGGAGACTTACCATTCCTTTTCCTTGGAGATTGGCCCCATGCAAAGCAGGAGCACTGACATACTGCCTCAGCTTTCCATTATGAACACATCAAGAGCAAAGCTGAAGGTGCCCTGGAGCAGTAATAAGTACCTCTGCACTCGTGGTCTAAGGCGACCGAATAATTCTTCTTAGGGCCATAATGAAAACTATAGAAGTGAAAACAGGATAGTGTATTTCCAAGTGGAGGTAgtttaagggttttgttttgccCCACAAAGCCACTCTGACTTTGTCCTCCAATGTTGTAGAATCTGGTTTTGTCTATGTAGGCATGTCCCCTGTGCTGATCTATGGAGGTCCCAGTCCTGGGTACTATGGTAGATTGTCTAAAATCTTCACAGAGACCATCCTATCTTCCTTTATCCTTAATGTTTAAAACTGTGTATTTCAGTATGTCTTTATTATCATCATGAGTATGTTGTAGGTAAAATAAGCCCAAGATTTAAAAGCATACATGAAActgcctatgctagggataagtactgaactactacaggaggtcccgtagatttccgaggtttcctcactgaaacccatgttcctggggtctggatcagtcccatgctggtatcccagccatcagtatgggaaccaagagctccccgatgttcaggtcagctgtttctgtgggttaatAGACAACTTTTTAATAGTAATCACTAtcaattttttaatgaatttaggTTTCCTTTCCTGGATGAGAATGTTGTGTCTTTCCTAAACTCCCTGCCAGTCTGGGAGAAGGTGGACCTGTCTTTGCCACGAGGGGTTGGTGAGAAGCTCATTTTACGCCTTGCAGCTGTTGAACTTGGCCTCACAGCCTCAGCCCTCCTGCCGAAGCGGGCCATGCAGTTTGGATCTAGAATTGCAAAACTGGAGAAAACTGATGAGAAAGCATCTGATAAGTGTGGAAGGCTCCAAATCCTACCTTAGAAAACCTCTCCCAAGAAGATTACATCACAATGTGATTCCACCCTGTAACAACACTGTGTGACAGTCACTGAAAATAAACAGCTGCTGCCTTAACTGTTGTGGGACATTGTGGTTTCATAGTTTGTTGTGTGAGTTTTTACTTTCCCATCACAGATCCTTTTGATCAGACACATGAGGTAAGTTAGGCGGGGTTTCCTAGATGGCCTTGACATTGGGATTCTTACCAGGAAGCCCAGATAAGTACCAGGATTACAACTGGTCTTTGGGGAAGTTTCACCTGAGAAGTGGAGAGAAGTGGGCTAGAGATAAAACTCCATCAAGCTCTTTAAAGATGTGATGAGTTTCAGTTTGTGAATGCATGAAGGGGCTTTTAGGATGAAATTACAGAGGGCATGGAAGGCTGCTTTCCATCCCCGTACCTTGCCCTGTACATCTCTTCCATCTGCCTATTTCTGTCTTCTATCCTTTTGAGTTTGAATCCTGAGTTCTGTAAGCACACTATTAACACTGAAGGTGGCGGGTGAGAGTCCTGTTCATAACTGGATCAGAGAAGGAACAGGGGCCTAACTTGTGCTTCGGGGTTTGAAGTGCCAGGCATGCAGGACTGAGTTCTTAAACCTGGGGCCTGATAGCGACTTCTGGAAGAGAATGTCAGAATTTGTATGAGACTCAGGTCATGTTCAGAGATAtatagggaaagaagaaaagaaaaaagtccagTGACGGTAAAATATAGACAGGATGTTCCCAGCAGTCTTCATAGGAGCCACAGCCACAGTAACTCAGTTTGCTGTTGTCTTTGGGGACTTTGGCTTACAATCTGACAGATTCCAGAATTAAAATTTTGAGAATCCAAACAATTGAGATTTACATTCCTGAGACATAATACACTTGTCACAGCTCATTTTCCTATTTGAGAAAGTTTTAAGCACTATTCTAAATATTATCTGGTCCTTCAAATATGCATGTCCCATTCTGAGCTGGTCACAGAAAGCTTAGCTAATTAGCCCAAGATGTGCCTCTGCCCAGCTCAGAAGTCTTTTCAAAATGTGTATTCCCGAGTTCTGTTGGGTGGATGTCCAAGAGCAAAGGTGCCATAGAGTTGTTTCCTTGGAGTCGTATCCCAGGGTGTGTTTGCAGCATGACTTTCACCTCACCTGTAGTCGTTACTTTCTTTCTTGCCACTACAAACAGAAAGGGTCCTCTACCAATCAAAAGACAGTTAGTTCTCTATGTCACTAGTTGTATTGTGTATCAAACTGATAGCAATCTGCTGACCAGCTCTTGCCTATACCACTAACTGTCCATTGTGATCCCACCACATCTCAGTATCACCCACACTCTTTACTGTTTGGAAACTGTCTTCATCTGGGGCTGACACCTTTCTGATCTTTGTATTCATAGTGAAGAATTTTTAGGCGGCTGACAGATTAGCCTGACGAAGGCTTTCCTGTGTCCTGAATTTATTCCCCAGTAAATACAGTTTCCATGCTTCTTCCTAAAATTGATAAGAGTTCTGCCACAGCTGCTAAAAACATGGCTCAGTGTAAAGGAGGAGTTAAACTTTTCTTGACCTGGCTGCCACAGCCAGTGAAGTTGGCCATACCTGTCACTTAATTCACGAAATGACCAGTGGCTTCTGACCAGTTGTGGCTTTCCTCTGGTCTTCCCGGCCATCCCCTCATAGTCTCCTGCTGACCCTAACCTCCATagctgctccctctccctcttccttccatctctcctctgtgtgtctctcccctccactccttcctctctccttcccttttctctctttttgagagAGAATCCCGTTATATAGCACTAGTTGCCTTCTCCAGCTGACCTTTAAATGTTAAATTTCATAGGCTTCTGTCCTGGATGTCAACAGTATGGCTCTCTTGGTGATTCAACTACTCTGGCTTCAGCTACTTTTAGCCTAAGTGAATTTATATGTCTCACCCCagctgtcttttttgttgttatttgggtttgattttgtttttcgagacagggtttctctgtggctttggaggctatcctggaactagctcttgtagaccaggctgctctggaactcacaaagattcaactgcctctgcctccctagtgctgggattaaaggcatgtgccaccaccccctgaCGCGCCCCAGCTGTCATTGTTAATTCTCTCCTGATACCTAAGAGAGATACcagacatttctttgtttctctggtaCTTTAAGGTGAATTATGTTCACAGTTGaactttgaattttgttttgacATCCTGTGGCCCCTGAACCAAAGTGTCACCCTGACACATTTTTTCCAACACATTACAACCCTGTAATTTATTACCAATAGCCCACCTCAAACTCCACAGCCCTCCACTGTCATCACCCTAGCCTTCACCTGACCTGCAGCGTTACCACCTTAGCTCAGTTATCTGGGTTAAACTCAAAATCACACTCCCGTACCCTCACTCAATTTCAATAACACTTTTGTGCCCTAACCCCTTGATTTCAATACAATGGTTTGTTTTCTCAAACTTCCAGCAACACCCCTGTTCCCAGAAGAGCAACTTAAGCAGTTATTTGCGTGGGTAACATTTCATTTCCCAGACTCATTTTAAAAGTCACCCCACAGGCATCTGGATCAATGTTACATTTGGTGCCGTCAACATCTTACACCACGTTGGCAAGCACTTTTGCGCTTCTAAGCTCCTTGGAGTTTTGCTCTTTTCCCTGTATTTGTGGTCTCCAGTCTTTGGCATGTTGCCTAGCTCACAATTGATGTTCAGTAAACGTTTGTTGCACAATAGGATTCCAGACTGGGACCCTCAGAGTCTGGCACATTGGCTTGTGCCACTTCgagggtttctgttgttttctttgcaTTTAGCAGATGCATAGTAGCAGTAACAGAACATGACGCTGGGCTGAGATCTAGAGAGAGGTTAGAGGATTTGATTTCATGGGATCCACCACGAGGTTGTGGCCGTGGGGCAGGATGTACAGAGGACGCGCCAGCCCATGCTCATCTGCCTGAGACACAGACTGCGCATGGCAAAGCCCTAAGACAGCTTTACCTAACTCAAAGCCCTCCCAATTCTCACCAAGGTGAGAATTTTTTGGTCCTCTCCACAGGTAAGCCCCTTCCAGATTACCTGATGGTCTCGCGCTCTGGGGGTTCTGGTGGGGGGCAATTCAGAACCATCGAGAAGCCATCCGAATCAACCAACGGCTGCCTGCTCCTGGGAATACCTTAGCGACCATCGTGGAAGGGACTCTCCTAGACAAGAAAAACATTTCCACGTAGGCCTGTCCCTTTTCCTTGTCCAACCCCTTGTCCTTGGCAGATGCTAACTAATTATGATCACAAGTCTTGTGTGCCCCGATCATGTCCTGTAATCTCCTTAGTTTGGGTGTCAGTATCTATAACGTATGCCCAACAGAGCTGGATTCTGTATGCATTGACTACAAAATGCAAGTTCTCTGCCCCAAGCCTGTGTGATCCAGAAACAGGTATTTTAAAAAGGTCCAGGCGATTTTGATGCAGACTAAAATATGAAAGTCACTGAATAATGGAGACCAATGAAATtaagtaaaatactgttttataCGGCCCACAGAGTAGATACTCAGAAAAGAGTAATAGTTATTATTGTGAAAGCAGACATCCAGCGTCTCAGAAACTAAAGAGTAGGCAGGAGTAGGCAGATGAGTGGGGGCCTAGACTGAAACACCACAGGACAGGGAGGCACGCAGGTCTCAGGAGCTTCTAAGGGTGAAGAGGGGGAGCCCAGTATATGCAGGAAAAGAGTGGCTAACAGggtagaaaggggagggagggagtttttaaaaactttacaatgaaaaataaagtgcATGGCAGTGGCTTCTCATAAACAAACTTAACATATTTTCTGAAATACAGCCACATACCATTTAATGATGAAGTTAGTTCAGTTTTTTGACAAATGACACAAGTTAAGGTTATTTGGGAAGAATGAACTTTAAACAAGCAAATGTCTCCATCATACTGCTCTGTAGACAAGTCTATGGGACattttttctcttgatttttttttttttcatgacagtttCTCTTGTGTAgacctgctgtcctggaacttgctctgtagaccaggctggcctcaaattcatagagattgacctgcctctgcctcctacgtgctggtattaaaggtgtgcaccaccttacCCAGCAGGTATTTTTCATTGATGATCAGGGTGGAAAGGCCCAGTCCCCTGTAGGTGGAATGGCCATGAGTGTGTAAAAGTGCAAAGTGAGAAAGTTtgaaggagcaagtcagtaagcagtgtgcctctctggtctctgcttcatttcctgcctccactccccatgGATGATGCACCAGGacctggaagccaaataaaccctttcctccacaagtccCTTTGGTTATTGTGATAGAAACTTAACAGATGGGAAGTGTGCCAAGCTATTTCATCATTGTATAAACATTGTAGAATGTACTGGCACAAACTAAGATGTTGTATATAATCTTAAGAGACCACAATCT
This DNA window, taken from Cricetulus griseus strain 17A/GY chromosome 2, alternate assembly CriGri-PICRH-1.0, whole genome shotgun sequence, encodes the following:
- the Asdurf gene encoding ASNSD1 upstream open reading frame protein, whose protein sequence is MPRSGVRADYRAAPVPPYKSDARTEALNSKIKEQKILVDELSNLKKNRKVYKQQQNSSVFFLADGTEMFSKSKKTLDELRKQYQALEENTETTEVKTQSP
- the Asnsd1 gene encoding asparagine synthetase domain-containing protein 1; translation: MCGICCSVGFSDEHFSKELKEDLLCNLRRRGPNNSKQLLKSGVNYQCLFSGHVLHLRGVLTAQPVEDESGNVFLWNGEVFDGVQVEAEDSDTQVMFSSLSACKNESDILSLFSRVQGPWSFIYYQASSHYLWFGRDFFGRRSLLWRFNNLGNSFFLSSVGDQISGLADKWQEVPASGIFQIDLNSSAVSRHVSIKLYPWKYVSKENFIEKCSNDLPHTAAELPAFVSVVANEDKLYLSKPVVPLNKMLPQAPLETHCRNSSGVPHSRETLAMFLTDEHTKKVVHQFIDVLSVAVKRRVLCLVRKENPVSKEVLKTWNKTANIAILFSGGVDSMVIAALADRHIPLDEPIDLLNVAFVTKRKTGPSVTKVERKRQTHHEIPSEESSWGATVAQGLDDVEVPDRVTGKAGLKELQSINPSRTWNFVEINVSLEELQKLRRARICHLVQPLDTVLDDSIGCAVWFASRGVGWLVTQDAVRSYKSSAKVILTGIGADEQLAGYSRHRVRFQSLGLEGLNEEIAMELGRISSRNLSRDDRVIGDHGKEARFPFLDENVVSFLNSLPVWEKVDLSLPRGVGEKLILRLAAVELGLTASALLPKRAMQFGSRIAKLEKTDEKASDKCGRLQILP